The following proteins come from a genomic window of Geomonas sp. RF6:
- a CDS encoding SH3 domain-containing protein — MRRLATALLLVLSLAGLDAHGAPPPRPLSGCALLTAPRTAEEIAVYAEPGVQRVALLPLERIPRISRDDAQTTLAALTRKGRWIKIAYDDAERQGWIEAPRSWEYLPWKDALAGREARLLPAMKKGVYALRPAPVDGGAETGQLAKNQLVRIVSVQDDWALAEKPSGWFRWRDAEGRLTISLDPFPLP; from the coding sequence ATGCGCCGCCTCGCCACCGCACTCCTCCTGGTCCTCTCCCTCGCGGGGCTCGATGCCCACGGTGCGCCCCCCCCTCGCCCGCTGAGCGGCTGCGCCCTCCTCACCGCACCCCGGACGGCGGAGGAGATAGCCGTGTACGCGGAGCCGGGGGTGCAGCGGGTGGCTCTCCTGCCGCTCGAGCGGATCCCGCGCATCTCCCGCGACGATGCGCAGACGACGCTGGCGGCCCTCACCCGCAAGGGGCGCTGGATAAAGATCGCCTACGACGATGCCGAACGGCAGGGGTGGATCGAGGCGCCGCGCTCGTGGGAGTACCTGCCGTGGAAGGATGCCCTGGCCGGACGAGAGGCCCGCCTCCTCCCGGCGATGAAAAAGGGGGTCTACGCCCTGCGGCCGGCTCCTGTCGACGGGGGCGCCGAAACGGGGCAACTGGCGAAAAACCAGCTGGTCCGCATAGTATCGGTGCAGGACGACTGGGCCCTGGCGGAAAAGCCGTCCGGGTGGTTCAGGTGGCGCGACGCGGAGGGGCGGCTCACCATATCCCTCGACCCGTTCCCGCTCCCATAA
- a CDS encoding response regulator, with the protein MAAKVMIVDDSLFMRKMLRDIVENAGYQVVAEAADGAEAVAKFSEIRPDLTTLDIVMPNKTGIEALREIMALDPAAKVVMVSSLGQESQIAEAKAVGAKSFVVKPFSAEAVARVIRDAAEG; encoded by the coding sequence GTGGCTGCCAAGGTCATGATAGTCGACGATTCACTCTTTATGAGGAAGATGCTGCGGGACATCGTGGAGAACGCGGGGTACCAGGTCGTAGCCGAAGCCGCCGACGGCGCCGAGGCTGTGGCCAAATTCTCCGAGATCCGCCCCGACCTCACCACCCTCGACATCGTCATGCCGAACAAGACGGGGATAGAGGCGCTGCGGGAGATCATGGCGCTCGACCCCGCCGCGAAGGTGGTGATGGTCTCATCCCTCGGGCAGGAGAGCCAGATCGCCGAGGCGAAGGCGGTCGGGGCAAAGTCCTTCGTGGTAAAGCCGTTCAGTGCCGAGGCGGTCGCCCGGGTCATCAGGGACGCCGCCGAGGGGTAA
- a CDS encoding LolA family protein: MRRYAVLALALIINALAAATSFGADLSQVVRALEQGYGSLNDLQADFSQRSTLATMKREEKGGGEVFIKMARSGAMFRFNYTKPKQQIVSNGKTVWYYLPENKQVMVMEVSHLFEGGNSVALNYLTGMGHISRDFTAAFASQPRDKNGNYVLDLTPKKPTPAMTKLQLTVQGEAVDRFVAEGRAGVPFPIVSSVVYDQMGNTTRIEFSKVKTNRGVSSEKFTFKIPAGVEVVKR; the protein is encoded by the coding sequence ATGAGACGCTACGCTGTTTTGGCCCTGGCCCTGATCATCAACGCCCTCGCCGCAGCCACCTCCTTCGGGGCCGATCTGTCCCAGGTGGTGCGGGCACTCGAACAGGGGTACGGCAGCCTCAACGACCTTCAGGCCGACTTCAGCCAGAGAAGCACCCTCGCCACCATGAAGCGCGAGGAGAAGGGGGGGGGCGAGGTATTCATCAAGATGGCCCGCTCCGGCGCCATGTTCCGCTTCAACTACACGAAGCCGAAACAGCAGATCGTCTCCAACGGGAAGACGGTATGGTACTATCTCCCCGAAAACAAGCAGGTCATGGTGATGGAGGTCTCTCACCTCTTCGAGGGGGGGAACTCGGTGGCGCTCAACTACCTCACCGGGATGGGGCACATCTCCCGCGACTTCACCGCAGCCTTCGCCTCGCAGCCCCGCGACAAGAACGGGAACTACGTCCTCGATCTCACGCCGAAGAAACCGACACCGGCCATGACGAAGCTTCAGCTCACCGTGCAGGGGGAGGCGGTCGACCGCTTCGTGGCGGAAGGACGCGCCGGCGTCCCCTTCCCGATCGTCTCCAGCGTGGTGTACGACCAGATGGGGAACACCACCAGGATCGAGTTCAGCAAGGTGAAGACGAACCGCGGCGTCTCCTCGGAGAAGTTCACCTTCAAGATCCCGGCAGGGGTGGAAGTGGTGAAGAGATAG
- a CDS encoding TraR/DksA family transcriptional regulator, with product MTEKPEELKSMLLKMKEETLQEINKALKSGSDLPVNEPSGDIYDQASSERDRELGLLLGDREREKLRNIDEALLRLEEGEYGICEECEEEIPMGRLKIVPFARHCVKCKADLEKQQAQTRRFEEDRAYREIALGEEEEA from the coding sequence ATGACAGAAAAACCGGAAGAATTGAAATCAATGCTCCTGAAGATGAAAGAAGAGACTCTTCAGGAGATCAACAAAGCGTTGAAGTCCGGCTCGGACCTCCCCGTGAACGAGCCGAGCGGCGACATCTACGACCAGGCCTCGAGCGAGCGGGACAGGGAGCTCGGGCTCCTTCTGGGGGACCGGGAGCGTGAGAAGCTGAGAAACATAGATGAAGCGCTGCTTCGTCTCGAAGAAGGGGAATACGGCATCTGCGAGGAGTGCGAGGAAGAGATCCCGATGGGTCGGCTGAAGATCGTCCCCTTTGCGCGTCACTGCGTGAAGTGCAAGGCCGATCTGGAGAAGCAGCAGGCCCAGACGCGACGCTTCGAAGAGGACCGCGCCTACCGGGAGATTGCGCTGGGAGAAGAAGAGGAAGCGTAG
- a CDS encoding chemotaxis protein CheC, whose amino-acid sequence MKRPEKPSPLELDALAETGNIGMGHAAVALSSMMKMEVVLEVPNLRILDPRLIAPPVVPEQAVGLSMEIFGGVCGSLLILLPHRYALQILGKGGGAASFVDADVVPLVEGGREVAAAYLHAVGMLLNLPLSPSEPVFECAAADAIAEAALARALAIDPPLIIQTVFTVPDLPGEGRILLIPGAAGVEAILGALGTR is encoded by the coding sequence GTGAAAAGACCAGAGAAACCTTCACCGCTGGAACTCGATGCACTGGCTGAAACCGGTAACATCGGGATGGGGCACGCCGCGGTCGCGCTTTCCTCCATGATGAAGATGGAGGTCGTGCTCGAGGTCCCGAACCTCCGGATACTCGACCCGCGACTCATCGCCCCTCCCGTCGTGCCGGAGCAGGCGGTGGGGCTCTCCATGGAGATCTTCGGCGGGGTATGCGGATCCCTCCTCATTCTCCTGCCGCACCGTTACGCCCTCCAGATCCTCGGGAAGGGAGGGGGCGCCGCATCTTTCGTCGATGCGGATGTCGTCCCCCTCGTCGAGGGGGGCAGAGAGGTCGCGGCGGCCTACCTCCATGCGGTGGGGATGCTCCTCAATCTCCCCCTCTCCCCTTCGGAGCCCGTCTTCGAGTGCGCCGCAGCCGATGCCATCGCCGAGGCAGCGCTCGCGCGCGCCCTCGCCATAGATCCCCCCCTCATCATCCAGACAGTCTTCACCGTTCCCGACCTCCCGGGGGAAGGGAGGATACTCCTCATCCCCGGCGCCGCTGGGGTGGAGGCGATTCTCGGGGCGCTGGGGACGCGTTGA
- a CDS encoding chemotaxis protein CheW → MPRRFLTFHAGGERYALELSDVAEVTEPRQTFPLPVAPEYFAGIFNSHGTLTAVVDLSRYLGRGGRAAEGKFLLLDKRLASLALWVDEVGAIVREDPSLSREPAEDPLLEALLQTEDGAVKLIRIEALLALLEEGVAAAAPEQNHNHNS, encoded by the coding sequence ATGCCCCGGCGCTTCCTCACCTTCCATGCGGGCGGCGAGCGCTACGCCCTGGAGCTTTCCGACGTGGCGGAGGTGACGGAGCCGCGGCAGACCTTCCCGCTCCCGGTGGCGCCGGAGTACTTCGCCGGGATCTTCAATTCCCACGGGACCCTCACCGCGGTCGTCGATCTTTCCCGCTACCTCGGGCGCGGCGGCCGTGCCGCGGAGGGGAAGTTTCTCCTGCTGGACAAAAGGCTCGCAAGCCTGGCGCTCTGGGTGGACGAGGTGGGGGCGATCGTGAGGGAGGACCCCTCCCTGTCACGGGAACCCGCCGAAGACCCTCTCCTGGAGGCGCTCCTTCAGACAGAGGACGGGGCGGTGAAGCTCATCCGGATCGAGGCTCTGCTGGCCCTCCTGGAGGAGGGGGTGGCGGCGGCCGCGCCGGAGCAGAACCACAACCACAACAGTTGA
- a CDS encoding pyridoxal phosphate-dependent aminotransferase, whose amino-acid sequence MRNEIVAPGAGELTYEIRNIVTVAEKVQSLGVKINWENIGDPIVKGESIPLWMKEIVAAEAMNDESYAYCPTRGVLETRHFVCDITNRRNGAQITPDDVIFFNGLGDAIAKVYGNLRAESRVLMPAPTYTTHSLGEAIHANAIPVCYRLKPEDNWYPDMEDLECHVKYNPQISGLMMINPDNPTGMVYPPEILKKIVAIAKAYDLFIIVDEVYSNIVYNGERTVPISDLVGDVPAIAMKGISKELPWPGSRCGWIECYNSDKDPRFKKFINAILSSKMNEVCSTTLPQRCLPAILTHPGYREYLDERIARYERMSNITYDYLKQVPGLIVNRTNGAFYMAVGFEPGLLTNRQSLPIENREVRELVEGMVNVPGVAPDKRFVYYILAHTGICTVPLSSFNTEMLGFRVTLLEKDEQECRRIYTILTEKIAEYLAS is encoded by the coding sequence ATGCGCAACGAGATTGTCGCTCCCGGCGCGGGAGAGTTGACATACGAGATCAGGAACATCGTCACTGTCGCCGAAAAGGTGCAGAGCCTTGGGGTGAAGATCAACTGGGAGAACATCGGCGACCCGATCGTCAAGGGGGAGTCGATCCCTCTGTGGATGAAGGAGATCGTGGCGGCCGAGGCGATGAACGACGAGAGCTACGCCTACTGCCCGACCCGCGGCGTCTTGGAGACCCGCCACTTCGTGTGCGACATCACCAACCGCAGAAACGGCGCCCAGATAACCCCTGACGACGTTATCTTCTTCAACGGCCTCGGCGACGCCATCGCGAAGGTGTACGGAAACCTCCGGGCCGAGAGCCGGGTCCTCATGCCGGCGCCGACCTACACGACCCACTCCCTCGGCGAGGCGATCCACGCCAACGCCATCCCCGTCTGCTACCGCCTGAAACCGGAGGACAACTGGTACCCCGACATGGAGGACCTGGAGTGTCACGTCAAGTACAACCCCCAGATCTCCGGGCTCATGATGATCAACCCGGACAACCCCACCGGGATGGTGTACCCGCCGGAGATCCTCAAAAAGATCGTGGCGATCGCCAAGGCGTACGACCTCTTCATCATCGTGGACGAGGTGTACAGCAACATCGTGTACAACGGCGAGAGGACGGTGCCGATCTCCGACCTCGTCGGCGATGTCCCCGCCATAGCCATGAAGGGGATCTCGAAGGAACTCCCCTGGCCCGGCTCCCGCTGCGGCTGGATCGAGTGCTACAACTCCGACAAGGATCCGCGCTTCAAGAAGTTCATCAACGCGATCCTCTCCTCCAAGATGAACGAGGTCTGCTCCACGACGCTGCCGCAGCGCTGTCTCCCCGCGATCCTGACCCACCCGGGGTACCGCGAGTACCTCGACGAGAGGATCGCCCGCTACGAGCGGATGAGCAACATCACCTACGACTACCTGAAGCAGGTGCCGGGGCTGATCGTCAACAGGACAAACGGCGCCTTCTACATGGCGGTGGGCTTCGAGCCGGGGCTCCTCACCAACCGCCAGTCCCTCCCCATCGAGAACCGCGAGGTGCGGGAGCTGGTGGAGGGGATGGTGAACGTTCCGGGGGTCGCGCCTGACAAGAGATTCGTCTACTACATCCTCGCCCACACCGGGATCTGCACGGTCCCCCTCTCCTCCTTCAACACGGAGATGCTCGGGTTCCGGGTCACCCTCCTGGAGAAGGACGAGCAGGAGTGCCGCAGGATCTACACCATTCTCACCGAAAAGATCGCGGAATACCTCGCGTCATAA
- a CDS encoding chemotaxis protein CheA gives MDMSQYRTLFITESREYVKSIGEMVVALEEAPQDRGKIDALFRAAHSLKGMAASMDYAPVVMVAHAMENLMVRVRDEGLPFDAGVGDLLLEGADLMGGMLRDLEKDSEMRPAGDLPQRLADYTGGPAAPPPAPQAKEEPPPEGAAELSTVRVSTELLDRLINLTGELIANKHRLLTVSEEVASPPLSEAIGETSKLLRRLHDDVMQVRLIPFDAICERFQRAMRDIAKKSGKEVHFELRGRDISLDRGILEQLIDPLNHLLRNAVDHGVEGKEERLAAGKAARGVVTLSVQRDRERVVITVSDDGRGIDPEALTASALKKGLITAEEAQHLSPRQALMLSVIPGFSTAKQVTELSGRGVGMDVVNASIQRLGGTLSIESEPGAGSKMTLLLPMTIATIHALVVTCGEMKVAIPVNTVQRTVELHRDEIETIGKRQVFYLGEEPVPLLSLNRSLGLPLGRFPDGIVPLFVSEAKGRRVGLVVDRLLGQAELFLKPLGRPLSRLKGVAGGATLGDGEVITVLDVADLL, from the coding sequence ATGGACATGTCGCAGTACCGCACCCTCTTCATCACCGAGTCGCGCGAATACGTGAAGTCGATCGGTGAGATGGTGGTCGCCCTGGAAGAGGCGCCGCAGGACCGGGGGAAGATCGACGCCCTCTTCCGCGCCGCCCATTCCCTGAAAGGTATGGCCGCCTCCATGGACTACGCCCCGGTCGTTATGGTGGCGCACGCCATGGAGAACCTGATGGTGCGCGTCAGGGACGAGGGGCTGCCGTTCGACGCCGGGGTGGGGGACCTCCTCCTGGAGGGCGCCGACCTCATGGGGGGGATGCTGCGCGACCTGGAAAAGGACAGCGAGATGCGCCCCGCCGGCGACCTCCCCCAGAGGCTCGCCGACTATACCGGCGGACCCGCTGCCCCCCCCCCCGCGCCGCAGGCGAAGGAAGAGCCCCCCCCCGAGGGCGCGGCGGAGCTCAGCACCGTGCGGGTGAGCACGGAGCTTCTGGACCGGCTCATCAACCTCACCGGCGAGCTCATCGCCAACAAGCACCGCCTCCTCACCGTGAGCGAGGAAGTCGCCTCCCCCCCCCTCTCCGAGGCGATCGGGGAGACCTCAAAGCTCCTGAGACGCCTGCACGACGACGTCATGCAGGTGCGGCTCATCCCCTTTGACGCCATCTGCGAGCGCTTCCAGCGCGCCATGCGCGACATCGCCAAGAAAAGCGGCAAGGAGGTCCACTTCGAACTGAGGGGGCGGGACATCTCCCTCGATCGCGGCATCCTGGAGCAGCTCATCGACCCCCTGAACCACCTCCTCAGAAACGCGGTGGACCACGGGGTGGAGGGGAAAGAGGAGCGTCTCGCCGCGGGGAAGGCGGCACGCGGCGTCGTGACACTCTCGGTGCAGCGCGACCGGGAGCGGGTGGTGATAACGGTGAGCGACGACGGCCGCGGCATCGACCCGGAGGCGTTGACCGCCAGCGCGCTGAAGAAGGGGCTCATCACGGCCGAAGAGGCGCAGCACCTCTCACCGCGCCAGGCGCTCATGCTCTCTGTGATACCGGGATTCTCCACCGCGAAGCAGGTGACGGAACTTTCCGGGCGCGGCGTGGGGATGGACGTGGTGAACGCCTCCATCCAGAGGCTCGGCGGCACCCTCTCCATCGAATCGGAGCCGGGTGCCGGGTCGAAGATGACCCTCCTTTTGCCGATGACCATCGCCACCATCCACGCGCTGGTGGTGACGTGCGGCGAGATGAAAGTGGCGATACCGGTGAACACCGTGCAGCGCACGGTGGAGCTGCACCGGGATGAGATCGAGACGATCGGGAAGCGCCAGGTTTTCTACCTCGGGGAGGAGCCGGTCCCCCTCCTCAGCCTGAACCGCTCGCTGGGGCTTCCGCTCGGACGCTTCCCGGACGGGATCGTCCCCCTTTTCGTGAGCGAGGCGAAGGGGCGGCGGGTGGGGCTCGTGGTGGACAGGCTCCTTGGGCAGGCCGAACTCTTCCTGAAGCCGCTGGGGAGGCCCCTCTCCAGGCTGAAAGGGGTGGCCGGCGGGGCCACGCTCGGTGACGGCGAAGTCATCACCGTACTCGACGTGGCGGATCTGTTGTAG
- the rimO gene encoding 30S ribosomal protein S12 methylthiotransferase RimO, producing MIQKVSLVSLGCPKNLVDAEIMLGSLTQVGYQVTTDEKEADVIIVNTCSFIKEAKQESVDTILDLADRKHDARCQLLIVSGCLPQRYQTELAKELPEVDIFIGTGDYPRIAEIIAEHRSTGEQLCYTGNPEFIYDDQLPRLPSSPYYTAYLKIAEGCSNRCAYCIIPTLRGGFRSRPIESLLAEARQLVAGGVKELNLIAQDITAYGKDLPEAPTLEELIKELAAMEEIRWIRLLYAYPDGVTDSLIELIKNEPKVCKYIDLPIQHISDPVLKRMGRRSGEGEIRELIAKLRREIPDLAIRTSLIVGFPGETVEDFKKLLNFVEETRFDRLGVFCYSREEGTPAAEMPDQISERVKRERHKKLMRTQARLSFKRNRELVNSIEEVLVEGYSEETELLLKGRSSRQAPDIDGQVYITAGNANIGDLVKLKVTDSSDYDLIGEIIT from the coding sequence ATCATTCAGAAAGTGAGCTTGGTAAGCCTCGGCTGCCCGAAGAACCTGGTGGACGCCGAGATCATGCTGGGCAGCCTCACCCAGGTCGGCTACCAGGTCACCACCGACGAGAAAGAGGCGGACGTCATCATCGTCAACACCTGCTCCTTCATAAAGGAAGCGAAGCAGGAGAGCGTAGACACCATCCTCGATCTCGCCGACCGCAAGCACGACGCTCGCTGCCAGCTCCTCATCGTCAGCGGGTGCCTCCCGCAGCGCTACCAGACGGAGCTCGCGAAGGAGCTGCCGGAGGTGGACATCTTCATCGGCACCGGCGACTACCCGCGCATCGCCGAGATCATCGCCGAGCACCGCTCCACCGGCGAGCAGCTGTGCTACACCGGGAACCCGGAGTTCATCTACGACGACCAGCTGCCGCGCCTCCCCTCCTCCCCGTACTACACCGCGTACCTGAAGATCGCGGAAGGGTGCTCCAACCGCTGCGCCTACTGCATCATCCCGACCCTGCGCGGCGGCTTCCGCTCCCGCCCCATCGAGAGCCTGCTGGCCGAGGCACGCCAGCTTGTGGCGGGCGGGGTGAAGGAGCTGAACCTCATCGCCCAGGACATCACCGCCTACGGCAAGGACCTCCCGGAGGCCCCGACGCTGGAGGAGCTCATCAAGGAGCTTGCGGCGATGGAGGAAATCCGCTGGATCAGGCTACTGTACGCCTATCCGGACGGGGTCACCGACTCCCTCATCGAGCTCATCAAGAACGAGCCGAAGGTGTGCAAGTACATCGACCTGCCGATCCAGCACATCAGCGACCCGGTCCTGAAGAGGATGGGTCGCAGAAGCGGGGAGGGGGAGATCCGCGAGCTCATCGCGAAGTTAAGGAGGGAGATCCCCGATCTGGCCATCCGCACCTCCCTCATCGTCGGCTTCCCCGGGGAAACGGTGGAGGACTTCAAGAAGCTCCTCAACTTCGTTGAGGAGACCCGCTTTGACCGGCTGGGGGTCTTCTGCTACTCGCGCGAGGAGGGAACCCCCGCCGCCGAGATGCCGGACCAGATATCGGAGCGGGTGAAAAGGGAGCGTCACAAGAAATTGATGCGCACACAGGCGCGTCTTTCCTTTAAGAGGAACAGAGAACTGGTAAACTCCATCGAAGAGGTTCTTGTCGAGGGGTACAGCGAAGAGACAGAGCTCCTGCTCAAAGGGCGCTCTTCCCGACAGGCTCCTGACATAGACGGACAGGTGTATATCACCGCCGGAAACGCCAACATCGGAGACCTTGTAAAGCTGAAAGTTACTGATTCCTCTGACTACGATCTCATCGGCGAGATCATTACATGA
- a CDS encoding CheR family methyltransferase codes for MTASPTHPAQGAPAAAAPELAQGEEMSQEVFRSIGAVLKEHDGFTLECYKDKCAKRRIGIRIRATGSASPEDYCELLARDGVERDELLRVLTIHVSHFFRNPSTFAKLSREILPPLLKGRGDGEEVHLWSVGCAAGEEPYTLALIMKERFPSQLARLKLSITGTDVDAATLKAAAGARYGTERLEEVERRLLERWFTPAAGKYELADEIRKMVAFRKGDLNDPGSYLKSDLILCRNVLIYFERARQEEILLRFADALSPGGVLVLGKSETLVGQARRRFATVCPVERIYRVV; via the coding sequence ATGACGGCATCTCCTACCCACCCCGCACAGGGCGCGCCGGCCGCCGCAGCGCCGGAACTCGCCCAGGGTGAGGAGATGAGCCAGGAGGTGTTCCGCTCCATCGGTGCCGTGCTGAAGGAGCATGACGGCTTCACCCTGGAATGCTACAAGGACAAGTGCGCGAAGAGGCGAATCGGGATCAGGATACGCGCCACCGGGTCCGCGTCCCCGGAGGACTATTGCGAGCTCCTCGCCAGGGACGGCGTGGAGCGCGACGAACTGCTGCGGGTCCTCACCATTCACGTCTCCCACTTTTTCAGAAACCCCTCCACCTTTGCGAAGCTGAGCCGAGAAATACTCCCCCCCCTCCTGAAGGGGCGCGGGGACGGCGAGGAGGTGCACCTCTGGAGCGTGGGGTGCGCCGCCGGGGAGGAGCCGTACACTCTCGCGCTGATCATGAAGGAGCGCTTCCCCTCCCAGCTCGCCCGCCTGAAGCTCTCCATCACCGGAACCGATGTCGATGCCGCAACGCTCAAGGCCGCAGCAGGTGCGCGCTACGGGACGGAGCGCCTGGAGGAGGTGGAGAGGCGGCTCCTGGAGCGCTGGTTCACCCCCGCCGCGGGGAAGTATGAGCTCGCCGACGAGATCCGGAAGATGGTAGCCTTTAGAAAGGGCGACCTGAACGACCCGGGAAGCTACCTGAAAAGCGACCTCATACTGTGCAGGAACGTCCTCATCTATTTCGAGCGTGCGCGCCAGGAAGAGATACTTTTGCGCTTTGCCGACGCACTCTCCCCCGGAGGGGTGCTGGTGCTCGGAAAGTCGGAAACGCTGGTGGGGCAGGCGCGGCGCCGCTTCGCCACCGTATGCCCGGTGGAGCGCATCTACCGCGTCGTGTGA
- a CDS encoding YajQ family cyclic di-GMP-binding protein, translating to MPSFDIVSKVDMQEVDNAVNQTIKEIAQRYDFKGSKSEVTMEKESIKVLADDDFKLKAIIEILQSKFIKRGISPKALQMGKAEDASGSMVRQIITVQQGISKEKAKEIGAVIKETKLKVQSQIQDDQVRVTGKNIDDLQDVIKTLKGKDLDIELQFVNFRQ from the coding sequence ATGCCGTCATTCGACATCGTTTCAAAGGTGGACATGCAGGAAGTCGACAACGCCGTCAACCAGACGATCAAGGAGATCGCGCAGCGCTACGACTTCAAGGGGAGCAAGTCGGAGGTCACCATGGAGAAGGAGAGCATCAAGGTGCTGGCCGACGACGACTTCAAGCTGAAGGCGATCATTGAAATCCTGCAGTCGAAGTTCATAAAGCGGGGGATCTCCCCGAAGGCGCTGCAGATGGGGAAAGCGGAGGACGCCTCCGGCTCCATGGTGCGCCAGATCATCACGGTGCAGCAGGGGATCTCCAAGGAAAAGGCGAAGGAGATCGGCGCCGTCATAAAAGAGACGAAGCTGAAGGTGCAAAGCCAGATCCAGGACGACCAGGTGCGCGTCACCGGAAAGAACATAGACGACCTCCAGGACGTCATAAAGACCCTGAAGGGGAAGGACCTCGACATCGAGTTGCAGTTCGTCAACTTCAGGCAGTAA
- a CDS encoding methyl-accepting chemotaxis protein gives MYIQIGYKFILGFLTVVAAVAFVPAWVQRLGYPPEITSILSYVVALTLGLIMGSIFTKSFTRNISLLRASTEAISQGDLTNEVAVSGSRFPDETNDMAASVNRMLESLRGLVRQIRETSEQVSRSSRTLSSSALEVNGSSEEIAQAVEQISRGAESQAEMVSKTSKVIHDMAISVDLVARRAKETAKAARETSATAQRGGELASDSLERMKSFFDSVELISMQFMDLNAKLQQVGKIADFIVDIARQTNLLALNASIEAARAGENGRGFGVVAEEVRKLADGSAKSATDIVELIDVVKVESQRLQETINESSRNVRAGKRNLDTTAASFQEILGVVTETERKANSIADLSQMQTDGATRMVSMVDEIARVAEDNAAATEEVSASTEQQSAAMHEMVYATKELSQLADELLQSVEKFRIGTDGTA, from the coding sequence ATGTACATCCAGATCGGGTATAAGTTCATCCTCGGCTTTCTCACCGTCGTCGCCGCCGTAGCGTTTGTTCCCGCCTGGGTGCAACGCCTCGGCTACCCCCCCGAGATCACCAGCATCCTCTCCTACGTGGTGGCGCTCACACTGGGGCTCATCATGGGCTCCATCTTCACCAAGAGCTTCACGCGGAACATCTCGCTGCTGCGCGCCTCCACGGAAGCCATCAGCCAGGGTGACCTCACCAACGAGGTCGCCGTCTCCGGATCGCGCTTCCCCGACGAGACAAACGACATGGCCGCCTCGGTGAACCGGATGCTGGAGAGCCTGAGAGGGCTGGTGCGCCAGATCCGCGAGACCTCCGAGCAGGTGTCCCGCTCCTCCCGCACCCTCTCCTCCTCCGCACTGGAGGTGAACGGCTCGAGCGAGGAGATCGCCCAGGCGGTGGAGCAGATCTCCCGCGGCGCGGAGAGCCAGGCGGAGATGGTATCGAAGACCTCCAAGGTCATCCACGACATGGCGATCTCGGTGGACCTCGTCGCCCGCCGTGCGAAGGAGACCGCGAAGGCGGCCCGCGAGACGAGCGCCACCGCCCAGCGCGGCGGCGAGCTCGCCAGCGATTCGCTGGAGCGGATGAAGAGCTTCTTTGACAGCGTCGAGCTCATCAGCATGCAGTTCATGGATCTGAACGCGAAGCTGCAGCAGGTCGGAAAGATCGCGGACTTCATCGTGGACATCGCCCGGCAGACGAACCTCCTCGCGCTGAACGCCTCCATCGAGGCGGCTCGCGCCGGCGAGAACGGCAGGGGATTCGGGGTCGTCGCGGAAGAGGTCAGAAAGCTCGCAGACGGCAGCGCGAAATCCGCCACGGACATCGTGGAGCTCATCGACGTCGTGAAGGTGGAGAGCCAGAGGCTGCAGGAGACGATCAACGAGAGCTCCCGCAACGTGAGGGCCGGAAAGCGCAACCTCGACACCACCGCCGCCTCATTCCAGGAGATACTGGGGGTGGTCACCGAGACGGAGAGGAAGGCAAACAGCATCGCCGACCTCTCCCAGATGCAGACCGACGGCGCGACCCGCATGGTGAGCATGGTGGACGAGATCGCGCGGGTGGCGGAGGACAACGCGGCCGCGACCGAGGAAGTCTCTGCCTCCACGGAGCAGCAGTCCGCAGCGATGCACGAGATGGTGTACGCCACAAAGGAGCTCTCGCAGCTCGCAGACGAGCTCCTGCAGTCGGTGGAGAAGTTCCGCATCGGCACCGACGGGACCGCCTGA